The following are encoded together in the Poseidonibacter lekithochrous genome:
- a CDS encoding histidinol-phosphatase — translation MRVDLHNHTILCNHAEGTVKEYIEKAISLGIDVYGFTDHAPMDYDPKYRMDIIHKEFYENNVLYLKELYKNDIEILLGYEVDFMQNIPMLKEVLNAKVDYLIGSIHFLEPKIKTSNDNEPWGFDNPEFIGKYKKQNIDDIWIDYFDVVKAMADSNHFDVVGHLDLIKVFKFLPNKDIKIIATDALKAIKKANMVIEINSAGLRKPIAEQYPSKDLLELAYEMDIPITFSSDAHSVDQIGFSYDKVTSLAKEIGYTKCATFKAKDRQLVTF, via the coding sequence ATGAGAGTCGATTTACACAATCATACTATATTATGTAATCATGCAGAAGGTACTGTAAAAGAGTATATAGAAAAAGCAATATCTTTAGGTATTGATGTTTATGGTTTTACAGATCATGCTCCAATGGATTATGATCCAAAATATAGAATGGATATTATACATAAAGAGTTTTATGAGAATAATGTTTTATATTTAAAAGAATTATATAAAAATGATATAGAAATATTATTAGGATATGAAGTTGACTTTATGCAAAATATTCCAATGTTAAAAGAAGTATTAAATGCTAAAGTTGATTATCTTATTGGATCTATTCATTTTCTTGAACCAAAGATAAAAACAAGTAATGATAATGAACCATGGGGATTTGATAATCCTGAATTTATTGGTAAATACAAAAAGCAAAATATAGATGATATCTGGATAGATTATTTTGATGTTGTAAAAGCAATGGCAGACTCAAATCATTTTGATGTTGTTGGCCATTTAGATTTAATAAAAGTATTTAAATTCTTACCAAATAAAGATATTAAAATTATTGCAACAGATGCACTAAAAGCAATTAAAAAAGCAAATATGGTTATAGAGATTAATTCTGCAGGTTTACGAAAACCTATTGCTGAACAATATCCTTCAAAAGATTTACTTGAATTAGCATATGAAATGGATATTCCTATTACCTTTTCTTCTGATGCTCATAGTGTTGATCAAATTGGATTTTCTTATGATAAGGTTACCTCTCTTGCTAAAGAGATAGGTTATACTAAATGTGCTACTTTTAAAGCTAAGGATAGACAACTAGTTACTTTTTAA